A genomic stretch from Melospiza georgiana isolate bMelGeo1 chromosome 27, bMelGeo1.pri, whole genome shotgun sequence includes:
- the SLC37A4 gene encoding glucose-6-phosphate exchanger SLC37A4 isoform X2 — MAAGGYGRYRAAIFAAMFVGYTLYYFNRKTFSFVMPAVMAEVPLGKDDLGLITSSQSAAYAISKFISGVLSDQMSARWLFSSGLLMVGLVNVVFSWSSTVMAFAGLWFLNGLAQGLGWPPCGKILRKWFEPSQFGTWWAILSTSMNLAGGLGPILAALVSMNYDWRKTLSFSGFTCMVVSFVCLVLIKNEPADVGLPNIEQGAKKGKKGSSSDNSTLTELLLSPYLWVLSTGYLVVFGVKTCCTDWGQLFLIQERGQSMLVGSSYMSALEIGGLVGSIAAGYLSDRAVAKVGLSSYGNPRHGLLLSMMAGMCVSMFLFRITVTGDSPKLWILTLGAVFGFSSYGPIALFGVIANESAPANLCGTSHAIVALMANVGGFLAGLPFSTIAKHYSWATAFWVAEVTCMASTVAFFLLRNIRTKMGRISRKAD, encoded by the exons ATGGCGGCCGGCGGGTACGGGCGCTACCGGGCTGCGATCTTCGCGGCCATGTTCGTGGGCTACACGCTCTATTACTTCAACCGCAAAACCTTCTCGTTCGTCATGCCCGCCGTCATGGCCGAGGTGCCGCTGGGGAAGGACGACCTGG GTCTCATCACCAGCAGCCAGTCGGCAGCCTACGCCATCAGCAAGTTCATCAGCGGCGTCCTCTCGGACCAGATGAGCGCCCGCTGGCTCTTCTCCTCCGGCCTCCTCATGGTGGGCTTGGTCAACGTGgtcttttcctggagctccaCCGTCATGGCCTTCGCCGGGCTCTGGTTCCTCAAcggcctggcccaggggctgggctggccgcCCTGCGGCAAGATCCTGCGCAAG TGGTTTGAGCCTTCCCAGTTTGGGACTTGGTGGGCAATCCTGTCTACAAGCATGAACTTGGCTGGAGGCTTGGGCCCCATTCTCGCTGCTCTTGTGTCTATGAACTACGATTGGCGCAAGACTTTGTCCTTCTCTGGCTTCACCTGCATGGTTGTCTCTTTTGTTTGCCTTGTCCTGATTAAAAACGAGCCGGCAGATGTTGGGCTGCCCAACATTGAGCAAGGAGCcaagaaggggaagaaag GTTCCTCCAGTGACAACAGCACCttgacagagctgctgctctccccataCCTCTGGGTGCTCTCAACAGGCTACCTGGTCGTTTTTGGAGTGAAAACGTGCTGTACTGATTGGGGACAGCTCTTCCTGATCCAGGAGAGGGGACAGTCCATGCTTGTAG GCAGTTCCTACATGAGTGCCTTGGAGATTGGGGGCCTGGTGGGAAGCATTGCTGCTGGATACCTCTCCGATAGAGCAGTAGCAAAA GTGGGGCTGTCCAGCTACGGGAACCCCCGGCAcgggctgctgctgtccatgATGGCTGGCATGTGCGTGTCCATGTTCCTCTTCCGCATCACGGTCACGGGCGACTCTCCCAAG CTGTGGATTCTGACTCTGGGAGCTGTGTTTGGGTTCTCCTCGTATGGCCCGATTGCCCTGTTTGGGGTCATAGCAAATGAAAGTGCCCCTGCCAACCTGTGTGGCACCTCCCATGCCATTGTGGCCCTCATGGCCAATG TTGGGGGTTTCCTGGCTGGACTGCCTTTCAGTACAATTGCCAAGCACTACAGCTGGGCCACAGCGTTCTGGGTAGCTGAGGTCACCTGCATGGCTAGCACAGTGGCTTTCTTCCTCCTGCGAAACATCCGCACCAAGATGGGCCGGATTTCCAGGAAGGCTgactga
- the SLC37A4 gene encoding glucose-6-phosphate exchanger SLC37A4 isoform X1 produces the protein MAAGGYGRYRAAIFAAMFVGYTLYYFNRKTFSFVMPAVMAEVPLGKDDLGLITSSQSAAYAISKFISGVLSDQMSARWLFSSGLLMVGLVNVVFSWSSTVMAFAGLWFLNGLAQGLGWPPCGKILRKWFEPSQFGTWWAILSTSMNLAGGLGPILAALVSMNYDWRKTLSFSGFTCMVVSFVCLVLIKNEPADVGLPNIEQGAKKGKKGSSSDNSTLTELLLSPYLWVLSTGYLVVFGVKTCCTDWGQLFLIQERGQSMLVGSSYMSALEIGGLVGSIAAGYLSDRAVAKVGLSSYGNPRHGLLLSMMAGMCVSMFLFRITVTGDSPKENHFWTVALQPLADLTGLKEHELWILTLGAVFGFSSYGPIALFGVIANESAPANLCGTSHAIVALMANVGGFLAGLPFSTIAKHYSWATAFWVAEVTCMASTVAFFLLRNIRTKMGRISRKAD, from the exons ATGGCGGCCGGCGGGTACGGGCGCTACCGGGCTGCGATCTTCGCGGCCATGTTCGTGGGCTACACGCTCTATTACTTCAACCGCAAAACCTTCTCGTTCGTCATGCCCGCCGTCATGGCCGAGGTGCCGCTGGGGAAGGACGACCTGG GTCTCATCACCAGCAGCCAGTCGGCAGCCTACGCCATCAGCAAGTTCATCAGCGGCGTCCTCTCGGACCAGATGAGCGCCCGCTGGCTCTTCTCCTCCGGCCTCCTCATGGTGGGCTTGGTCAACGTGgtcttttcctggagctccaCCGTCATGGCCTTCGCCGGGCTCTGGTTCCTCAAcggcctggcccaggggctgggctggccgcCCTGCGGCAAGATCCTGCGCAAG TGGTTTGAGCCTTCCCAGTTTGGGACTTGGTGGGCAATCCTGTCTACAAGCATGAACTTGGCTGGAGGCTTGGGCCCCATTCTCGCTGCTCTTGTGTCTATGAACTACGATTGGCGCAAGACTTTGTCCTTCTCTGGCTTCACCTGCATGGTTGTCTCTTTTGTTTGCCTTGTCCTGATTAAAAACGAGCCGGCAGATGTTGGGCTGCCCAACATTGAGCAAGGAGCcaagaaggggaagaaag GTTCCTCCAGTGACAACAGCACCttgacagagctgctgctctccccataCCTCTGGGTGCTCTCAACAGGCTACCTGGTCGTTTTTGGAGTGAAAACGTGCTGTACTGATTGGGGACAGCTCTTCCTGATCCAGGAGAGGGGACAGTCCATGCTTGTAG GCAGTTCCTACATGAGTGCCTTGGAGATTGGGGGCCTGGTGGGAAGCATTGCTGCTGGATACCTCTCCGATAGAGCAGTAGCAAAA GTGGGGCTGTCCAGCTACGGGAACCCCCGGCAcgggctgctgctgtccatgATGGCTGGCATGTGCGTGTCCATGTTCCTCTTCCGCATCACGGTCACGGGCGACTCTCCCAAG gaaaACCACTTCTGGACTGTAGCCTTGCAACCTCTAGCTGATCTTACAGGCCTAAAAGAACATGAG CTGTGGATTCTGACTCTGGGAGCTGTGTTTGGGTTCTCCTCGTATGGCCCGATTGCCCTGTTTGGGGTCATAGCAAATGAAAGTGCCCCTGCCAACCTGTGTGGCACCTCCCATGCCATTGTGGCCCTCATGGCCAATG TTGGGGGTTTCCTGGCTGGACTGCCTTTCAGTACAATTGCCAAGCACTACAGCTGGGCCACAGCGTTCTGGGTAGCTGAGGTCACCTGCATGGCTAGCACAGTGGCTTTCTTCCTCCTGCGAAACATCCGCACCAAGATGGGCCGGATTTCCAGGAAGGCTgactga
- the TRAPPC4 gene encoding trafficking protein particle complex subunit 4, whose protein sequence is MAIFSVYVVNKAGGLIYQLDHYAPRSDTEKTFSFPLDLVLRLHDERVVVAFGQRDGIRVGHAVLAINGAEVNGRFTADGKDVLEFLSNPANYPVSIRFGRHRLSSNEKLMLASMFHSLFAIGSQLSPEVGSSGIEMLETDTFKLHCFQTLTGIKFMVLADPRQTGIDALLRKIYEIYSDFALKNPFYSLEMPIRCELFDQNLKLALEVAEKAGPFGPGS, encoded by the exons ATGGCGATCTTCAGCGTCTACGTGGTCAACAAGGCCGGCGGCCTCATCTACCAGCTGGACCACTACGCGCCCCGCTCCGACACCGAGAAGACGTTCAGCTTTCCGCTCGATCTCGTCCTGCGCCTGCACGACGAGCGCGTCGTCGTTGCCTTCGGGCAGCGGGACGGCATCCGCG TGGGTCACGCCGTGCTCGCCATCAACGGCGCCGAGGTGAACGGTCGCTTCACGGCAGACGGGAAGGACGTGCTGGAGTTCCTGAGCAACCCCGCCAACTACCCGGTGTCCATCCGCTTCGGCCGCCACCGGCTCTCCTCCAACGAGAAGCTGATGCTGGCCTCCATGTTCCACTC GCTGTTCGCCATCGGCTCGCAGCTGTCACCCGAGGTTGGGAGCTCCGGGATCGAGATGCTGGAGACCGACACCTTCAAGCTGCACTGCTTCCAGACACTGACAG GGATCAAATTCATGGTTCTTGCTGACCCAAGGCAGACAGGGATAGACGCTCTTCTCCGCAAAATCTATGAGATTTACTCAGACTTCGCTCTGAAGAATCCTTTCTACTCCCTGGAGATGCCAATAAG GTGCGAGTTGTTTGATCAGAACTTGAAGCTTGCTCTGGAGGTGGCAGAGAAGGCTGGACCCTTCGGACCTGGATCATAG
- the RPS25 gene encoding small ribosomal subunit protein eS25 yields the protein MPPKDDKKKKDAGKSAKKDKDPVNKSGGKAKKKKWSKGKVRDKLNNLVLFDKATYDKLCKEVPNYKLITPAVVSERLKIRGSLARAALQELLSKGLIKLVSKHRAQVIYTRNTKGGDAPAAGEDA from the exons ATG CCGCCCAAAGACGATAAGAAGAAGAAAGACGCGGGCAAGTCCGCCAAGAAGGACAAGGACCCGGTCAACAAGTCCGGCGGCAAAGCCAAGAAGAAG AAGtggtccaaggggaaagtgaGAGACAAGTTGAACAATCTTGTCCTGTTTGACAAGGCCACTTATGACAAACTGTGCAAAGAAGTGCCCAACTACAAGCTCATCACACCTGCAGTTGTCTCAGAAAGGCTGAAGATTCGAGGCTCCCTGGCTCGGGCtgccctccaggagctcctcagcAAAG GGTTGATCAAACTGGTGTCCAAGCACCGAGCCCAGGTGATTTACACCCGGAACACGAAAGGTGGAGACGCgcctgctgcaggggaggaCGCGTAG
- the CENATAC gene encoding centrosomal AT-AC splicing factor, giving the protein MAVHYCGLCRRSAFTGRRHRYSTGHRRRLREALAQLQEATAAARAAAAVADGAAAVRRYDPAEHDGRVWCPCCGRGVQRHGRRGGLALLHAGLLRHLAGPEHRRETARFWRENRAEAALRERCLVPAEEYERFAQALEQALAEHQRREEERILQMAADIREAERRQRETVRAALQLQPEPEFCAGPSVCRLPAGPERDSPCGAEEPGPSRMQTGPDLAWMESSKVLTFIGHQETEGKGNVHTGAKPPWLTEEEDGSKQIGPSYEEFLKHKEKQKLKKLPVERVGANFDHTSQTSDSWLPSFGRVWNHGRRWQSRHQFRTESGEKKKKR; this is encoded by the exons aTGGCCGTGCACTACTGCGGGCTGTGCCGCCGCAGCGCCTTCACGGGCCGCCGGCACCGGTACAGCACGGGGCATCGCCGGCGGCTGCGCGAGGCGctggcccagctgcaggaagcgacggcggcggcgcgggcggcggcggccgtgGCCGATGGGGCCGCGGCCGTGCGGCGCTACGACCCGGCGGAGCACGATGGGCGCGTGTGGTGCCCGTGCTGCGGGCGCGGCGTGCAGCGGCacgggcggcgcggcgggctGGCGCTGCTGCACGCCGGGCTGCTGCGGCACCTGGCCGG GCCCGAGCACCGCCGGGAGACGGCGCGGTTCTGGCGGGAGAACCGGGCGGAGGCGGCGCTGCGGGAGCGGTGCCTGGTGCCGGCCGAGGAGTACGAGCGCTTCGCgcaggctctggagcaggcGCTGGCCGAGCACCAGCGGCGGGAGGAGGAGCGCATCCTCCAG ATGGCGGCTGACATCCGGGAGGCCGAGCGCCGGCAGCGAGAGACGGTGCGAGCCGCGCTGCAG CTTCAACCAGAGCCAGAATTCTGTGCAGGACCTTCTGTCTGCAGGCTCCCCGCAGGACCTGAACG GGATAGCCCTTGTGGTGCAGAAGAGCCTGGCCCGAGCAGAATGCAGACAGGACCTGATTTAGCCTGGATGGAATCAAGCAAGGTTCTGACCTTCATTGGCCACCAG GaaacagaagggaaaggaaatgtcCACACAG GAGCAAAACCTCCGTGGCTAACAGAGGAAGAAGATGGAAGTAAACAAATTGGACCTTCCTATGAGGAATTTCTCAAACACA aggagaagcagaagcTGAAAAAGCTCCCAGTGGAACGTGTTGGTGCCAACTTTGACCATACCTCTCAGACAAGTGACAGCTGGCTGCCTTCCTTTGGGCGCGTGTGGAAtcatggcaggaggtggcagtCCCG GCACCAGTTTAGAACTGAAtcaggggaaaagaagaaaaaaaggtga